The following are from one region of the Salvia hispanica cultivar TCC Black 2014 chromosome 1, UniMelb_Shisp_WGS_1.0, whole genome shotgun sequence genome:
- the LOC125206123 gene encoding acyl-CoA-binding domain-containing protein 3-like isoform X2 yields MDLVQILLLALVGLSALVFLILDTLDSHQSSKQSGSDLVIARRGEVESVGAGEKRLESEGNRINDDWDWEGVERSELEKIFGEAMVYVESCQSIGEDVKLQLYGLQKAALQGPCYGSRPTALHLSARSKWNAWKKVGSISEEIAMEKYIATLSEAIPDWKKGERDEAVS; encoded by the exons ATGGATTTGGTGCAAATTTTACTGCTAGCCCTGGTTGGATTATCTGCTTTGGTTTTCCTGATTCTCGACACCCTCGATTCGCATCAATCTTCGAAACAGAGCGGCTCTGATTTAGTAATTGCGAGGAGAGGAGAAGTTGAAAGTGTCGGTGCGGGTGAGAAGCGGCTGGAATCGGAGGGTAATCGGATCAATGATGATTGGGATTGGGAGGGAGTTGAGAGAAGCGAATTGGAGAAGATATTTGGTGAGGCTATGGTTTATGTGGAATCATGTCAAAGCATTGGTGAAGATGTGAAGCTGCAGCTCTATGGGCTTCAGAAGGCTGCTCTTCAAGGGCCTTGCTATGGATCGCGGCCCACTGCATTGCACCTATCTGCTCGATCCAAAtg GAACGCTTGGAAGAAGGTAGGGAGTATAAGTGAGGAGATAGCGATGGAGAAATATATAGCCACATTGTCGGAGGCAATTCCTGATTGGAAAAAG GGTGAAAGAGATGAAGCTGTGAGTTGA
- the LOC125214490 gene encoding peroxidase 51-like: protein MNMRILRVILILLWGLGLCSAQLSQNFYAKVCPDVENIVKKAVSAKFSQTFVTVPATIRLFFHDCFVSGCDASVIVASTAGNTAEKDHPDNLSLAGDGFDTVIKAKAAVDAVSSCKNKVSCADILALATRDAIVLAGGPTYPVELGRLDGLSSTSASVEGNLPQPSFSLDQLNKMFASKGLSQTDMIALSAAHTVGFSHCSRFANRIYNFSRQNPVDPTLDPQYATQLQGMCPKNVDPRVAINMDPATPRIFDNAYFKNLVQGKGLFTSDQVLFTDSRSKNTVSTWASNPQSFNTAFIQAITKLGRLTATNGNIRFDCGKFN from the exons ATGAATATGCGGATATTGAgagtaattttgatattgttgTGGGGCTTAGGTTTATGCTCAGCACAACTGAGTCAGAACTTCTACGCCAAGGTGTGTCCTGACGTGGAGAATATTGTGAAAAAAGCTGTCTCTGCTAAGTTCTCCCAAACGTTCGTCACTGTCCCGGCAACCATACGTCTCTTTTTCCATGATTGCTTCGTTTCG GGGTGTGATGCGTCTGTGATAGTGGCATCGACGGCGGGGAATACGGCGGAGAAGGACCACCCCGATAACTTATCGTTGGCCGGCGATGGATTCGATACGGTGATCAAAGCGAAAGCTGCTGTGGACGCTGTGTCTAGCTGCAAGAACAAGGTTTCTTGCGCAGATATTCTCGCTCTCGCAACGCGTGACGCAATCGTCTTG GCTGGTGGGCCCACGTATCCAGTGGAACTGGGGAGACTGGATGGGCTGAGTTCAACATCAGCAAGTGTGGAGGGCAATCTTCCTCAACCAAGTTTCAGTTTGGATcaactaaataaaatgtttgCTTCCAAAGGCCTCTCCCAAACCGACATGATTGCTCTCTCAG CGGCACATACGGTAGGATTCTCACACTGTAGTAGATTCGCGAACCGGATATACAATTTCAGTCGACAGAACCCGGTCGACCCGACCCTAGACCCGCAATACGCGACCCAGCTTCAGGGGATGTGCCCGAAGAACGTGGATCCGAGAGTGGCCATCAACATGGACCCGGCCACTCCTCGGATCTTCGACAACGCCTACTTCAAGAACCTTGTACAAGGCAAGGGATTGTTCACATCTGATCAGGTTCTGTTCACAGATTCTAGGTCCAAGAACACAGTTTCAACGTGGGCATCTAATCCTCAATCTTTCAACACTGCTTTCATCCAAGCCATCACCAAATTGGGCCGCCTCACCGCCACAAATGGGAATATCCGATTTGATTGTGGAAAGTTTAATTGA
- the LOC125206123 gene encoding acyl-CoA-binding domain-containing protein 3-like isoform X1, which translates to MDLVQILLLALVGLSALVFLILDTLDSHQSSKQSGSDLVIARRGEVESVGAGEKRLESEGNRINDDWDWEGVERSELEKIFGEAMVYVESCQSIGEDVKLQLYGLQKAALQGPCYGSRPTALHLSARSKWNAWKKVGSISEEIAMEKYIATLSEAIPDWKKVMIFLSFLSLLIFYEILF; encoded by the exons ATGGATTTGGTGCAAATTTTACTGCTAGCCCTGGTTGGATTATCTGCTTTGGTTTTCCTGATTCTCGACACCCTCGATTCGCATCAATCTTCGAAACAGAGCGGCTCTGATTTAGTAATTGCGAGGAGAGGAGAAGTTGAAAGTGTCGGTGCGGGTGAGAAGCGGCTGGAATCGGAGGGTAATCGGATCAATGATGATTGGGATTGGGAGGGAGTTGAGAGAAGCGAATTGGAGAAGATATTTGGTGAGGCTATGGTTTATGTGGAATCATGTCAAAGCATTGGTGAAGATGTGAAGCTGCAGCTCTATGGGCTTCAGAAGGCTGCTCTTCAAGGGCCTTGCTATGGATCGCGGCCCACTGCATTGCACCTATCTGCTCGATCCAAAtg GAACGCTTGGAAGAAGGTAGGGAGTATAAGTGAGGAGATAGCGATGGAGAAATATATAGCCACATTGTCGGAGGCAATTCCTGATTGGAAAAAGGTAATGATTTTTCTgtcttttctttctcttctaattttctatgagattttattttaa